The Nocardioides ginsengisegetis region CGCGTGGCCCGCGCCCTCGATCTCGCCGGTCTCGATCTCGAGGTTGGGGACCGAGTCGGCCTGGCAGCCGTCGGTGAGCACGAGGTTGCGGTTCTCCTCGTAGGTCTCGATGCCCTCGGCCTCCTTGCGGATCAGCACGTTGCCGATCCAGACCGTGTGGGCACCCTCGCCCTGCAGCGCACCCTTGTAGACCACATGGCTCTTGGTGCGCGGCGCGGTGTGGTCGACGAAGAGGCGGTGCTCGATGTGCTGACCCTCGTCGGCGAAGTAGAGGCCGAGCATCTCGACCGAGCCGCCAGGGCCTGCGTAGTGCGCGGTGGTGTCGTGTCGTACGACGTCGCCACCGAAGGTCACGTCGACGTGCTTGAACGTCGCGTCGCGGCCCACCTTGGCGTGCCGGTGGCCCACGTGGACGGCGTCGTCGGCCCAGTCGTCGATGCTGACGACGGTGAGCTGGGCGCCGTCGCCGACGACGATCTCGGCGATGTCGGCCAGGGTGGCAGAGCCGGTGAAGCGGAAGACCACGGTCGCCTTGCTGTGCGCGCCGGCCTCGACGACCACGTGGGTCGAGCAGGCGCCGGCCGCGTCGGAGCCGGTCACGTCGATGAGGACCGGCTCGGTCAGCTCGGTGTCGGCGGCGATGCGGACGGCGTAGCGGCGAGCCGCGTCCTGCCAGACGCGGGCCGCGAGGCGGTCGCTGGGCACGAAGCCGCTGGCGCCCAGGCGGGCGTCGCCGGCCTCGAGGGGCTCGATGGTGACGCCCTCGGGGGCGTCGTGCGCCTCGGCCCCGACGGTCGTGCCGGAGAGGTCCGCGTCGGCGTGGAGGTCACGCAGCCGCTTGAGCGGCGTGAAGCGCCAGATCTCCTCGCGGCCCGTGGGCACGGGGTGGTCGGCGAGGTCGAAGGACCCCGCCGGGTGGAGGTGCGAGTCGACCTTGCCGAGCTCGAGGGCGTCGGCCACGCCGGGGCGCGCGGTATCGGTAACAGTCACGGATCGTCTTCCTACGGTGTCGAAAACAGGGGCGGGGGCGGGGGCCGGCGTCAGCCGACCGCACCCTCCATCTGCAGCTCGATGAGCCGGTTGAGCTCGAGGGCGTACTCCATCGGCAGCTCCTTGGCGATCGGCTCGATGAAGCCGCGGACGATCATCGCCATCGCCTCGTCCTGCTCCATGCCGCGCGACATGAGGTAGAAGAGCTGGTCGTCGGAGACCTTCGAGACCGAGGCCTCGTGGCCCATCGACACGTCGTCCTCGCGGATGTCGACGTACGGGTAGGTGTCCGAGCGGCTGATCTGGTCGACGAGCAGCGCGTCGCACAGCACGTTGGACTTGGAGCCGTGGGCGCCCTCGTTGATCTGGATCAGGCCGCGGTAGGAGGTGCGGCCACCGCCGCGCGCCACCGACTTCGACAGGATCGAGGAGGAGGTGTTGGGCGCCGCGTGCACCATCTTGG contains the following coding sequences:
- the sufD gene encoding Fe-S cluster assembly protein SufD; its protein translation is MTVTDTARPGVADALELGKVDSHLHPAGSFDLADHPVPTGREEIWRFTPLKRLRDLHADADLSGTTVGAEAHDAPEGVTIEPLEAGDARLGASGFVPSDRLAARVWQDAARRYAVRIAADTELTEPVLIDVTGSDAAGACSTHVVVEAGAHSKATVVFRFTGSATLADIAEIVVGDGAQLTVVSIDDWADDAVHVGHRHAKVGRDATFKHVDVTFGGDVVRHDTTAHYAGPGGSVEMLGLYFADEGQHIEHRLFVDHTAPRTKSHVVYKGALQGEGAHTVWIGNVLIRKEAEGIETYEENRNLVLTDGCQADSVPNLEIETGEIEGAGHASATGRFDDEQLFYLRSRGVSEKEARRLVVHGFFNDLIRKIDVPEIEAGLIETVEVELAKNVLKELA